Sequence from the Cuniculiplasma divulgatum genome:
AGCATTGAAATGAATGTGGCCTTCTCTCCGGTTTTGTACAGAGTGTACTTTGTTAGGCAAAACTATTCTGGAGTGTGGTACGTAAATCTGTCCGATGGAAAATCCTCAGGGCCTATTGATGGTTCTTCGTATTTCTTTTCCTTGTTGAATGGATCCTATCAGTTTACAATTTCAGTGAGAGACAAGGTTTATAGAGCATCGCCTTCATTCGGTTCATTTTCAGTTAATGGAAATTCCCTGTCTGAATCAATTAACTTCCTGAAAGTGAAGTATATGGTTAAATTTTATGAATCAGGTCTGCCCGCTGACACACCGTGGTTTGTGAATCTTACGAATGGAATGAACTCTGGGTCAATAACAGGAGATTCGTATACATTTTCGCTAATTAATGGGTCATATGCCTACACAATAGCGAGCTTCAACAAAATATACAAACCATCTGAATCTTCAGGTTCTTTAAGGATTGATGGTGTATCCATATCCGAAACTGTAAATTTTATCGAGGTTAATTACACCGTAAGTTTCAAGGAAATCGGCCTGCCTGCAGGTGTTGCCTGGCATATTGGCCTCAGCAACGGAATGAATTCCGGAATTATATTCGGTAACTCCTACAACTTTTCTTTAACAAATGGCTCATATACTTACAATATCACGTCATCTAACAGTGAGTTCCGTCCCATAATTTCTTCAGGGGAATTCCATGTGTCAGGTATTGGAGAAATCATTACAGCAGGCTTTATGGAAGTAACTTTTGGTCTATCAGTGAAAATTTCTAATTTACCATACGGAACAAGCTGGTCACTGTATGTTAATGGCAAAATCTCTGGAGAGGATATAGGCACAAATAATTATTCGATTCTTCTTCCCAATGGCACGTATTCGGTTGAAGTTCTGAGCTCCAGCCGGGATTACTATCCCGTTTACTTTACCGTAAAAATTAATGGCAACAATGTGTCAAGCACGATTCATCTATGTCCAGTTCTTTATGAAGTTATGATAAATGAATCAGGTCTCCCCAATAACACGTTTTGGCAGGTAGCTTTTTCCAACGGGAAAGTTGCTTACACCGATTCTTCAAGCATCTATTTTAACTTGATGAATGGGACTTACAATATCACGTATTCAACAAGCAATAACATCTACAGGGGCTCTGAGCTCACAGTTAAAGTAAATGGCGCCAATGAAATGGTAAATGTGACTTTCACCAAAGTTACCTATAGTGTATCATTCAACATTTCTGGTCAATACATTCCAAGGTCATGGTATCTTATTATTTCTGGGAACGATACTGTTGGACCAAATAATGGGAACATAACCATTTATCTCTCAAACGGTACGTACTGGTTTAAAGCATTTCCAATGAACAACTCATGGTACGATTATAGCAGTATTCTTCATGTTGAAGGTTCAAATGTGGTTGTTTCAGTATATTTCAGGCCGGTACTTTATGATGTAAATTTTGCCATTATTTCACCCTTAGGTTTGAAGAAATGGAATTTAGAAATATCCGGCCATAACTACACCATACAAGGGAGTTCATTTGGAATTGCCTTACAGAATGGTACTTATAATTACGTAATTTCTGGCATAAGTGGATATGAGACTTATATTTCAAATGTGGTTGTTTCCGGAAGAAACCAGACATTGAAACTAGTAATTCCGGAACTCCAATATTACATAACATTCATAAGCAACCTGAATTCAGGAACTCATTGGAATATTTCGATATCCAATAAATATAACTACTCATCGTCAAATAGTTCTTTGGTCATAAGTCTCCCGGATGGAAAATACAATTACTTTGCCACATCCTCAGGATACGACAATGTTCGTGGGCATTTTACTGTAAATGGCCGTTCTGTCAAAGTAAATGTTAACTTTAAGAGCAGTTTGCATAAGGTAAAATTTTTGGAAAACGGACTCCCGAAGGGTACTCTGTGGTGGGTTAACGTGACGGGAATAGCTAATCTCTCATCATCAAATCATTTGATAGTATTTTTCCTCCACAACGGTAATTACAATTACACGGTTTCGCACGTTAGCGGCTATTCCAGTATACAATCAGAAAATTTCAACGTGAACAACAGAAATGTTGTTCTTCACATTCATTTTATTCATATGGTGACCGATGTTTATTCTGTATCCTTTGTGGAATTTTTGCCGTTAGGAGTCAGTGTAAATATAACGGTGAATGACACTGCTGTATCAGGAAGTGAAATTATGCTTCCAAATGGGACGTACAATCTGTCCTTAGATCTTACTGGAACTCCATTCAGCAATCCTATCCAGGCAATGCTAACTGTGGCGGGTGAACCAGTTCAGGTTTTCTTAATTGATACACCAATTGCATTATGGATAGTTGTTATGCCAGATACCACGCCATTGCCACCAATGCAATTAGCGTTTCCTTCAAATCCATTTCCTCCACCCATGCCTGGATTTATTATGTGTAGCATCAACATTCCTCAGATTCAACCCATGATTAGTCCTCCAGGTGTAGCTCCTCCACAGCTGCCTCCAAATGATTTCCTAACTTTTGCATCTTATATTATATATTCTGTAAATTAGAATTCAAAATCGAACCAGTCTCAGAATGTTTATTATAACAACTGATAGAATAAAGAGATAGGCAATGAGTGTAAAGGCAAAGGAGGTTCTATATATTGTTATCCTTCTCCTGAGCTGTGGAATAATAATGCCAATTGCAAGAAACAGTGCCAGGAGGGTCAAATATATTATTACTTTTCCAGATGTGCTGTAAACATTGAACCATGTCATGGAGGGGGCAAACAAGGATAAGGAGAAAATGGAAAAGATTCCCAGTTCTATTATGAGAATTGTTCTTCTTTCTGCTCCAGAAATAAAGTATAGAAGTGATATGATTGCTTCAAATATGGAAACCGAAAGAATGACTGCAACTATGATATTGCCTGTGGAATTCAAGTGTGGTAAAAAAATATAGATATCATGAAAAGGGGTGATAAGAAATAGTAATCCAGCCCAAATTATAACAGAGAAAAAGATGCGGTAAACATCAAAAAATGCCCTGTTATAATTTAAATCCATATTTTTTGAGTAAGGTGAGCTGATTTTTTGAACGTCCGGTCTGAAGGTTCCTGCCAAATAGCAGTAAAGAATAGAGAAGGATAAGGGTCTGAAATCTGAATTTTTATGCCGGCTTGCATAACGCCCGCTTTCAGAGTGATCATCCAAAGAAAAGAATTCCATAACGCTTCTGCCATTTTCATATAATGGAGATTTGAAGAAGGATTCATTGAGTTCGCCGTTCAACTTAAAGAACAGCGTCAACTTTGGGGCTCTCCAACCTATGTAAAAATATACCAAAAAGGCAATTATTGTTGATATAATGTACTGAGGTATAAAATTTAGAAATTTATAAAAATTGTAAATTATCATGGCGTTTTTCCGTCAGTAGAATTTGCCGTATTCTGTTGAAATGGCCAGATGGTAAATTGATCCGACATAAGAATGGGCATCAGACCCAATGTAAAATGGAATGGACATTCTGATGTGAATTATGCTACTTGCTGCATTATCATTTACCATGATGATTCTCTCTCCAATTGATACAGTTCTTCCCAAACCCACTTTCACCCAGTAGTTATGGCTAGTAAGTAGAGTCCCGTTTTCAAATGACATGTTAATGATTGGGAAATATGAGGAATTTACAGAAATGGCGTAAACAACAATTTGACTCACATATTTATCTCCTGAGTAGTTAACCAGATTCATACTAAAAACTAGAGGGTAGGATCCGCGATTTGAAAAATAAGCAACACCACTTTCATTAACCACATTAACGTGAGATGAAGAATATGTTACGTTGTCTGAAGTGTTGTAAGCATTTATCGAACTGGAAATTGATGCGTTCCCGGTTTGCTGAAGTTCTATATCTGGATGAATTGGAGAGACACTTACCTGGTAGCTGTTATCCACTATAACTGCAGCAAATGAAACAGAAGCAGCAATAGTTACCGATATAACCAATAGGACCAATAGCCGGTATCCTAGAATTTTCTTTCTCATTTAATCCAGCTTACTCCTGCTGCATATTCAGCACAAATGAACTACGTATATTTGATGTCACAATTATGGAAATGTAAAGTGCATCACCCTTACTCATTAAATGAATTGGGCCATTGGTGCCTGATGACATTGGAGTGCCACTCACGGAACTACCGTTGAAAGTCATCAGGTTGCTGCTGTAGAATAACTGCACACCAGATGGTATCGTTCCATTGAACCATAAATACAGAGGATTAGTCGTGCCACTGTCATTGTATACTGCAAGGACATTCGTCATCACAACATAACCACTGCCAGGTATGGTTGAAATATCCACTGTTTCATTTGTGTATTTCGAGTTATTCCCAATAATACTGATGTATCCAGATGAATTAGCGTAACTGTATCCAGGTCCCTCGGTCAGGTACACCATATTGGTATGACTACTGGTAGAAGTAATTGTGACATTATTGCTAACAATAACCGCTGCGGTAGTTACAACCGGCACCATAAGAGCAAGTACCAGCGTTACAGCAATCATGATGTTTCTTTTCACGCGCAAATAATACTATTGTTATATATAAATCTCATTCGCAATAATTTCCAAGCTTTCAAGGCAGCTTCTTGCAACATTGATTGGGAACACCTAAGGGATAAATACGTGATGACGACCAGGGATGGGATAAAATTGTGAATGTCCCGTTGGAATTCCTGTACTCAGTCAGTAATGTCATTCTAAATTAAATGACTGTATTTTACCACAGTTCCAGGTCATCAGATGAAAGTAATAGGATTTGATCATTTTCATATATTCGACCGGTCATTAAATCCATAGAAAGATATCATTAGCATTTAATGAATGAAATTGATTATAATCTTAAAGTTTATGTCTCGGACATTGAGAGTCGTTGACTATCAATGTATTTAAATATATATGAACCTTAGATAGGGAAAAATTGTTCATCCTGATGACAATGAATTTCTATGAGCAAAAAGATTGTCACAGCTCTAGTTCTGATTGTATCAATTGTAATGGTGGTTAGCGCCGTTGGTATGGCAATTTCAATTAATGGCCATTCTACAGCAAAAAACAATCCTTCCCCTGGTAATGGATCAGGAAGTCCTTCCAGTCAGCCTTCCGTACCAGCTAGCCCGGGAAGTACAGGGAATCACGCTAGCTCTGTAAACCAGGCTACGGTGAACAACGTAAACAAGCTTCTCTTTCTGCCAAATGCACACCCAAATTATAAGCTGGAAAATGGTACTGTAACTCCACTCTATGATTTTGCTCCTGCACCAATGGGTCTTGGTTTCTTCGGACTGCAGAATGAAAGTGGCACCCTTGTGGGCCATAATTACTACAGCAACAGTTTCCAGGCAACGTTGAGGATTAACAACCTGAGTGTTTACAACCTTGGCAATGACGGACCAAGTTCCCTGACGTTCCAGCTGAACACCGTAATGGCAAATACCACTCTATTCGGTGTCGCCAATTACTCATTCTGGACCCAGAATGTTATTGTATATTCCACCAGAACGCATGTTTTGAGCTTCGAGGATAACATATGGAATTTCTCGTCCCAGACAGCAGTCATGACAAACAACGCAATACTTAATTCCACCGGCCAAGTATATCCATATCCCGGTGTCCACATAGCCATAGGGCCTTCCTACAATGTTTCTACGCCCTTTGTTGCTCATCTTTACCTGAACACTTCCCTTTTCAACGGTAACGATGCCGTTTACTTCAACTACTCCATTCCAACAATAGGCGTGAGTGGAACCTATGATCGTGTAACGTTCAACTCTACTCCAGTTCAACCGTCAGATAACAATAATAACGCTCCAGATCATCCCGTCGGTCCTGAACCCAAATCACATGTGAAGATCTCAGATTTCCTCGTCAGCGGAACAACTCCAGCACCTAACGGGCTTCTTTATGACAGTGAGATAATGCTTGGAGGCCCAGGCGGTGGGAGTACCACAAACGTGATGAACATAGATGGAACAATGAGCCTGAAATACATCCCGCAGGAAAATCCAGAAGCACAACATCACCCTGCCCCACCAGGGCCAAATCAAGGTAACCGGGGTAGCACAGGATATGTTACTGTACCTTCGGCCTTTGACTTCGGCACTGACACAGGAGAGACCTCCGTGGGTATGGCAGTTGCCTGGAATTCAGCCCATCAGGCAATTCTAACTCCCGGTCCATCACTTCTGTATGGAATGTGGAACATCAGCGGTCAGAGCCAGATGGAGCAGTTCTATGGTCAGGTTGCACCCAGCAATGCTTTTCTCTTCGTGAGCCCGGGTAATGTCATGAGCAATAACTACAATGGCTATGTGCCTCTGACATCTTCCGGAGGTTATAACTTCTGGCTTCCTGCAGGCACGTACAGTGCTGAAGCTCTCATGAGCTATCACAACCCGGAGGTAAGTATTCTTACGCCCGGTGAGAACTTTATGCTTTCCAGTAACCCTTCAACAGGCATATACACACCGCTGTATGCTGAGAACAATGCACAGCTGGCAAATATATCTGTTTCAGGTGACGGAACATTATCAAATCCGTATATTGCCTTCAACCAGGAGTATACCTATATGAGTCCGCTGTTCGGGCAGCTCAATGACTTTGCCTTCCCGCAGTTCGAGGCAGTAATGCTTTTGAACACAAACCAGTATATTGTTTTCAACAATATGCCTGCTTTCCCCATAGTATACTCCGATACATACCAGCTCTACTCCCTGTTCTACACAGGCCTGCCTGACAATTTCCTGGGATACTGGTTCTACAATTCATCTGGAGTTGTTCTTGAGAACAGCACATCCATAACTGGATGGTACACCTACAACCAGGCGGGTTTCCCTGAGGCTAACGTTGTATTCTGGAACAGTTCCGGAGGGATACTCAACAATGATTTCCTCTCAATGGATTCATCCGTGCTTCTTTACAACAGTCAGGTGGGTGTCTGGGGAAACCATTTCAATAACAGCCTTTATCTCACTGAGCCCTCACTCCGGTCATCATGGAATATATGGGGAGAACCTGTTGGTATCTCAATATTCGGCAATAACAGTGTTGTGACAAATAACTTCTTCACGGTGGTTATACCAGCACAAAGCCCCGATTACAGCATATACAGCGGCAACTATGCAAGTTACCACAACCGCTGGAACCTAACCAGTAAGCTGAGTTCATCAACCACGATTTACCTGTACAGTGTGAACGGCTATGGGTACTTCCCCGGATCAGGGAGTGTTGTCGGTGGTCCTTATTATGGTGGCAATTACTGGTACAATTTCAATGGGACAATACCATACAATGACAATGGGCTCATAGCAAACGGTGGAGATTACCTGCCTCTGAACGTGATAGACATACCTCCAGCCAATTCAGTGCAGCTTGCAGGCAATATTCCTTACGTCATGACAGATCCAGCTTTCCAGCCATACCTGCTGAATATTGGTTCCGCCAATGCCAGTGCACCAATGAGTGTGGTGATTTACCTCAACATGACGAATCTTTCAGAGCTGCAGACCTTTGATTCGGCAGTGAACTCTCCAATGTCGCCATACTTCCATCACTTCCTGACGCCACAGCAGTTCATGAGTGCATTTTACCCAGGTCAGTCAACAGTGGCGGCTGTGGAATCTTACTACTCTTCGCTTGGCCTCAAGGTCTGGAACTATGCCTACGCCCCTCTTGCAATTGTTGTATCAGGGACAGTTGGAGAGATAGAATCAGCCTTTGGAGTTATTGAATTCAACTACTACTTCAACTATCCCGGAGCCTATCCAACTGAGTTTATGACAAACACGGCCAATCCGTATATCCCGGCACAGTTCAATGGCACCATTCTGCATGTTTACGGGCTCAGCTATTCAACAGATGTACTGCTTGGAGGAGTGAATCAGCAGCAGGTAAAGACAGG
This genomic interval carries:
- a CDS encoding thermopsin family protease; amino-acid sequence: MSKKIVTALVLIVSIVMVVSAVGMAISINGHSTAKNNPSPGNGSGSPSSQPSVPASPGSTGNHASSVNQATVNNVNKLLFLPNAHPNYKLENGTVTPLYDFAPAPMGLGFFGLQNESGTLVGHNYYSNSFQATLRINNLSVYNLGNDGPSSLTFQLNTVMANTTLFGVANYSFWTQNVIVYSTRTHVLSFEDNIWNFSSQTAVMTNNAILNSTGQVYPYPGVHIAIGPSYNVSTPFVAHLYLNTSLFNGNDAVYFNYSIPTIGVSGTYDRVTFNSTPVQPSDNNNNAPDHPVGPEPKSHVKISDFLVSGTTPAPNGLLYDSEIMLGGPGGGSTTNVMNIDGTMSLKYIPQENPEAQHHPAPPGPNQGNRGSTGYVTVPSAFDFGTDTGETSVGMAVAWNSAHQAILTPGPSLLYGMWNISGQSQMEQFYGQVAPSNAFLFVSPGNVMSNNYNGYVPLTSSGGYNFWLPAGTYSAEALMSYHNPEVSILTPGENFMLSSNPSTGIYTPLYAENNAQLANISVSGDGTLSNPYIAFNQEYTYMSPLFGQLNDFAFPQFEAVMLLNTNQYIVFNNMPAFPIVYSDTYQLYSLFYTGLPDNFLGYWFYNSSGVVLENSTSITGWYTYNQAGFPEANVVFWNSSGGILNNDFLSMDSSVLLYNSQVGVWGNHFNNSLYLTEPSLRSSWNIWGEPVGISIFGNNSVVTNNFFTVVIPAQSPDYSIYSGNYASYHNRWNLTSKLSSSTTIYLYSVNGYGYFPGSGSVVGGPYYGGNYWYNFNGTIPYNDNGLIANGGDYLPLNVIDIPPANSVQLAGNIPYVMTDPAFQPYLLNIGSANASAPMSVVIYLNMTNLSELQTFDSAVNSPMSPYFHHFLTPQQFMSAFYPGQSTVAAVESYYSSLGLKVWNYAYAPLAIVVSGTVGEIESAFGVIEFNYYFNYPGAYPTEFMTNTANPYIPAQFNGTILHVYGLSYSTDVLLGGVNQQQVKTGLTAATQVSDPFAGSSVLTPPNLENYYNVTTLQNAGFTGQGISIGILGVGEAVNMSSVSEFWNTYGIHNPTVNFVNLTSNGMNPYGEGFEADLDVEWSGAMAPNATIYDVMVPFNITGIGDNAINLELYYFLNVIHPNVISGSWAELQFHHDSGFAAIYTQIGMQAVAEGTTIFLGSADSHSSLYLTVMASPYIVSVGGVYTQLNSTGAIVNESGWYQPEYQWYGGPVGSGGGNSLFFSRPLYQSAERIIVPSVYTNRAQPDISMPSTNLITTVGGGFYTAGGTSYATPISAGIFADIAQFLNESGAPGGGYMGWIQPVLYGLGYGSLFGAPGFHQVNYVEPYPGETGSGYLGQGWNDFAGIGTMSAMNLSMDFYGYYQAGEYLSRGL